A stretch of Plutella xylostella chromosome 10, ilPluXylo3.1, whole genome shotgun sequence DNA encodes these proteins:
- the LOC119693748 gene encoding uncharacterized protein LOC119693748: MRWLCVVCLCASVLPATLQLDMDKMLDKDNYGPYKIELKTFEACSDGDDLKTHNKAFYFSTNQVDADVYACNITVTRKKNMAKCVLKITTDVYKPSGKVNIVNYSIRNICQHFAFGEIFMETLNATRNCVVPKGKYVKILNVKEMTRQFWGSKFFYGDYEYHAKFKCGDEVVTCLTTRVVFHKST, translated from the exons ATGCGGTGGCTGTGTGTTGTGTGTCTGTGCGCTTCCGTACTCCCAGCCACGCTGCAACTTGACATGGACAAGATGTTAGACAAAGATAACTAC ggTCCTTACAAAATAGAACTGAAGACCTTTGAAGCATGTTCAGATGGCGACGACTTGAAGACTCATaataaagcattttattttagtacgAATCAAGTAGACGCGGACGTGTATGCCTGTAACATTACAGTgacgcgaaaaaaaaacatggcaAAG tgtGTATTAAAAATTACAACAGATGTTTACAAACCAAGCGGAAAAGTAAATATAGTCAACTATAGTATAAGAAATATTTGTCAGCATTTTGCCTTCGGTGAAATATTCATGGAAACGTTAAATGCTACAAGAAACTGTGTTGTTCCAAag ggCAAATATGTGAAAATTTTGAATGTGAAAGAGATGACGAGACAGTTCTGGGGCTCCAAGTTCTTCTACGGCGACTACGAGTACCACGCCAAGTTCAAGTGTGGAGACGAAGTCGTCACCTGCCTCACTACCAGAGTAGTCTTTCACAAATCTACGTaa